GGAACCTTTAGTAGCCGTCTAACCTTACCATCCTCGTCGGAGAGCAGCCGATAGGGCAGGTGATACATTTTTTTGAAGGCGCGGTGGCTTTTTTTACTGTCGGAGCTAATTCCAATTACCTCAAAATTATTTTTTTTAAAAATTTCGAATTTGTTTCTAAATGAGCAGGCCTCTAGGGTGCAAATTGGGGTTCCGTTCATAGGATAGAAAAAAAGCACCATGTTTTTAGCGCCAATGTACTGATGGGAGCTGAAGGTGGTACCATCTTGATCTAGAAGCGTGAATTCGGGTAGCATTTCTCCTACTTTCATAGCTGTAGTCTTTAAGCGGTTATTCGTTTGTAGAAAGCCGATTTAATTCTTGCTACTTATGTGTACGGATATATAAAGAGCAAGTTTCAAATCGTGTTCTTTTATCTGAAACTTGCTTCTTTATGTGATGTCTTGTGTTACCTAGAAGTTGTACTGAATCATTGCTGCAATTCGGTTGGCGCTGCCGTTATCTTTATTTACGTTGATTCGCTGCCCCCAGGTGTACTCCAACCCAACCTGAAAATACTCGATTGGGTTCCAGAATATGGTTCCCCATATCATCTCTCCCTTTTTATACCACTTTTCGTACGAGGCTTCGTTATGGTCAAACTTTACGAAGCTGTATCCGCCAGTAATGGAAAGGTTGGGGCGGATGCTGTAACTTAGCACTCCATAGGCCGAAAGCATTGGGAGTGGTTTTAGCAGGTTGGTATTGCTGGTGTTCGGAATTAAGTTGTAGCCTAAGTCGTAAAAATCTTGGGTGAGATTGGCCACACCCTTGCCGTATAGGGCGTTGAAGGAGGCTGTGAATTTAGATGTGAATTTCGCTAAACCAGATAGCTGAACAGTCCATCCGTAGGCATTATAGTTTTTGTTGATGTCCTGATTGTGGTAGGACATCGGGTTGAAAAGGCCAGTTAGACGTAGGTGATTACCATTTTTAGCGTACTGGATGTACACAGGAACGTTTGGAAGTGTTTGAGGCTTGCTTATAAAGCGGCTGTTTAGGCCATCTTGGTTTAACGAAAAGTAAGGTTCCTCAAGGGCAATGCAGCCTTCTAGGTTATCGGTTAGCCGATGCGTATACCTGATCATTATAGGCCAGTTGGCAAACGCGGCGTTGGGTCCCTGAAAGTTAATCATATTAGGGAAAGCGTCGAGATCCATCATGGTGGTCCACTCTTGTCCAACAAGAAATCCAGCATAGGAAATAAATCCTCGACGAATTCGAAGAGTTTTGTTGGCGCCCCTGAAGTCAGTTTCGAAGTAGGCTTCGAGGTTTTTTCCGTTTACGTTGTAGTCGATAACCCGAAAGGATAGCCTGGAGGTTTTGATATCGAGGTTAAGCTGTCCATCTTTAATGGTGCTGTTGGGGGTTT
This DNA window, taken from Alistipes sp. ZOR0009, encodes the following:
- a CDS encoding peroxiredoxin; amino-acid sequence: MKVGEMLPEFTLLDQDGTTFSSHQYIGAKNMVLFFYPMNGTPICTLEACSFRNKFEIFKKNNFEVIGISSDSKKSHRAFKKMYHLPYRLLSDEDGKVRRLLKVPRTFLGLLPGRVTYVVNKEGRIIKIYSSFFGSSSHVKEAIAAVQKAPAK
- a CDS encoding DcaP family trimeric outer membrane transporter, encoding MTFKIADTRRCLLLLCFAFLCHTPAQSQEAPPPLGDTTILKQAWTTTPDNKNSPTPQFVFLTPNKKFSLQIAGHLNVTANYDFNGFVHGPDFIPTLIETPNSTIKDGQLNLDIKTSRLSFRVIDYNVNGKNLEAYFETDFRGANKTLRIRRGFISYAGFLVGQEWTTMMDLDAFPNMINFQGPNAAFANWPIMIRYTHRLTDNLEGCIALEEPYFSLNQDGLNSRFISKPQTLPNVPVYIQYAKNGNHLRLTGLFNPMSYHNQDINKNYNAYGWTVQLSGLAKFTSKFTASFNALYGKGVANLTQDFYDLGYNLIPNTSNTNLLKPLPMLSAYGVLSYSIRPNLSITGGYSFVKFDHNEASYEKWYKKGEMIWGTIFWNPIEYFQVGLEYTWGQRINVNKDNGSANRIAAMIQYNF